TAAAGAAACTATACCTTTTATTTCTCTAAAATGGCATATtgatatttcatttttagaTGGCAAGCTTGAATGCCTTTATACCTCCAATcaattgtatattttgGATTTTCCTTCACCCGTGATTAGGATATacaaaatcataaataaatttaattaggGCATGCTTAGTAAAGTTTATACTTCTAATTTAACAAGGATAGGTTACGCGTTAGTGTCTCGTGCTTGTAGGCAGATTCCGGCTCTATAGTTCTTCCACATCTTCTTCGGTAGTCCAGAGAAATGCTCTTTGGCGTGATCATCTGAATGTACGCTCTTAACAATTCTTGTGATATAAGATTTGTGATACTTAGTCAATATACAGTCCCAAGTGATTACATAGGGGTTTATTTCTGTAGGATATACATCATTTTGTATAGGTATAATATCTTACttattaattacttttCACAAGATACACTCACAACATCTTTTATTAGTTCCTTCTGAATCTACATGCTATCTCAAATACTTCTTAGTGCCAGGTATCAAGCCCATGTCTGGTTGGCCTAGTTAGGCTTTTTAAGTCAAATTAACTTTTAACCTATATTTTTCTGTTCTGGGTTGATGcctaaaaattatcattttcaaaattaatatataatttattcgGGTATAATATTCGGCttattaattacttttCACAAGATACGCTTACAGTCTCATCTGGCAGTTCCAGGACTTCCTTCTGAGATTCACTCATTGGGCTCTCGAAGACCCCTATCATTTTCGAATTTTaacttatatttaatataaaacttatttctttttctggCTTACAGAATAAAAGTAaggaaataaataatatgtttCATGTAGaagtttattttgaaataaagTTTAGATTTtgctataaataatttttaattattcttaaatttaataaactttactttatttttctatttaaaaaaaagaaaagtaaaatattacgTATTAATCTCAATAATAACAAAGGGTAAGATATACCATTTCATGAGATTTTaatcatattaaaaatggaGAAATAAAGTAGATTGTTACCTGACTATTATAGTTAAGATCATATAGAGTTTTATTTGAGCAGTCCTATATCTATCAGACTCTCTATAGACTGCCTTTTATTTGTCGACGATGacgtatttatttatatctgTGACTAGGCTTATTATCATCAAGATTGCCTTTTAATAATCAAGAAGTCTTACTGAATTACAAGAGACATGAGATCCTTGTCCTGGGAGACTCAtccttaaatatttatattaggAAATAGACTTATGAACTTGGAAATATTTCACCCTTAATggtaaaaaagaaacaagTCGGTAGACCGAGAAAAGCAAAGAAAACTTCAATAGAAAATGACAAGGCAGACTCTGAGGAAATTATAGaagaaaacaaacaaaatgaaaataaaggCAGAACAAACAAGAAGAAAGCAATAAATAAGAAGAACATGAAGGATAAGATAGATGAATCAAAAGAAAAGAGAACAGAAACAAATGAAGTAAAATCAAAAGAGGAGATCGAAGAGtcaaaagaagaaaacgaaaaaacaaataaaaagaatatgaaAGGAAGTTTAAAACAAGCGAGCGCTAAGGCAAAAGACAAGAGCGAAGAATCAAATGAAGTAAAATCAAAAGAAGAGTCAAACGAAAAAAGGGAAGATATTAACAAAGAAGGCACTGAATCAAAAGAGAAAACCACCGTATCAGAAGAAAAGGAAAGCGACGAAATAGAAGAGGCGAGTGTCAAGAATATAAAGGatgaaaaacaaaagaaagTAAGGAATATTAAAGGCGATTCAAATAGGAAGAAGCCAAAGAATatgaaagaagaaataaaagaaaagagCGCCGAGTCAAAAGAGAAGAGCACAGAATCAGTTGAGAAAAGCGTAGAATCAAAGAGCGATACCACAAATACAAACGAAGAAGACACTGAGCTGAAAAACGAGAGCACAGAAACCAGCGAAGAAGAACCAAAAGGCAAAAGCACAGAATCAGAAGGTGAGAGTGATGAGTCAAATGAAGAAGACACAGAATCAGAAGGCGAGAGCACAGAgtcaaaagaaaaaagcACAGAATTAAAGGGCGAGACTACAAAATCAAACGAAGAAGACACAAAATCAGAAGACGAAAGCGATGAGTCAAATGAAGAAGACACAGAATCAAAAGGCGAGAGCGATgaattaaaagaaagttCTGGTGGGAAGAACCctaatgatattaaaagagAATCAAATGAAAGAAGCACCCAATCACAAGAAGAAAGCGATAAGTCACAAGACGAGGGCAAGGAATCAACAAACGAGGAAAGCTCAGAAACAAATGAGAAAAGCATAGAATcaaatgaagaaaaaacaaacgAAAAAAGCACAGAAACAAATGGAGAGAGCACAAATTCAAACAAAGAGACATCTGAGTCAAACGAGAAAAGTAAGGAATCAAAAGAAGAGACCTCTGAGTCAAATGGGAAAAGCACAGAAACAAAAAGCGAAACAGACGAATCAACAAATACGAGTAAAGACGAGCCTACAAGTGAGAGTATAAAAGAATCAAATGATAAGGAAGTAGAGGACACAGACGAAGAAACAAATAGCAAAGAGAAATCAGAAGATAAGAATGTTGAATCAACAAATACTTACACAGACGAATCTACAAATACAAGTAAACCCGAAGCAAATGAAACGAGCGATAAATCAACAAATACAAGCAAAGACGAATCTACAAAAGAAGACACAGATGATGTAAAAAGACCTCGTCTTGAGACAGAAGATACCAAGGAaattgataataaaaataaatcttcaGGTATTCCCGAGCCTCtaaaagaagaagagaAGTCTTTCAAGTCCCTTGCCTCAGACGACCCTTTTTATCTGCTAAATAAAAGGAAAGATTGGTTTGACTCAAATAATGGAATTTTCAAGAAGGACACAGTCCCATCCACCACTAAAGTAGAAAGAGAGGTGTGTGCACTTATCACTTCTGACATTACAGTAAAAGAGAGGAGCGATTTATACAACAAAGACAATGACATCTTCAAAATAGACCCGAACTCTGCGCCTAAAAAAGTAGTAAGAAAAGAGTGTGCATTCCTCACTTCTAcgtataaaaaagaagaggaaaagataaaagaagaagagGAAAAGATTAAAGAAGAAGAGGAAAAAGATCTCGGAGACTTGATTTTCGAGTCAAATTGCACATTGTACACATTCATTAATAAGAAATGGGAGAAGATCGGCCTTGGGACAGTTTACGCTTATGAGACTGACGAAGTCAGGcttctttttataagagAGGGGCTTATGACAGTGCCCTTtgatttctttataaattttgatattaGAGCATACCGAAAAGGAGGGGGAGTGGGCTTTTTGACACCAGGAGGGAAACTTGTGCTTTTAATGTTTCAGGATCCTGAAGAACAAGATGAATTTTATGACATTTTACGAAATGAAACCcaataaaatatagtaGTATAAAccatatataatattatatttttaaaacctttttttctttttaatattggCCTCTTTTTgttcttctttttcttttctctCTCGCTTTTCCTACGTGGATTATCCCCGTTTATgaaatttactaaaatcaaagatttaaaaacttccatgaaaaatgtaaatgTGGATTTTATAGTCATAAAACTACTAGAGACAAATACTACCAAAGACAACGACAAAGTGTACACATACCTGGTAGCAGACGAAACTGGGTCTATTGAGGCGTCAATATGGAATATCTTATTAGAGATAGGAGATCTTATATGTATAGAAGACGCGTATGTAtcattatttaaagaaagaaaacgAATATTCAAAAGCGGGAATGGAAATATAAGGAGAATAGGAGAAATCAAAAAGCAGTTTAGACTTAGTGAAGAGCATaagaatttaatataaaaacaaataaagtaaaataataaataatatattaaaacttGTATTATACATGTCAAATGTATCAAAACGGAAACATGACATATTTGACACACACACCacttttttcaatttgtAAAGAATGTCAATATTGAACGAGATAagaaaatatcataatcaatataaaattacgCTCCTGGAGAGACTCGAACTCTCAACCTTTCGGTTAACAGCCGAACGCGCTAACCATTGCGCCACAGAAGCTTATGAActcaaatattaaacaatATACCAGAAACACATATTGGGCCCTTAAAAATCTAATTGGTTATTCTccttaattaaaaaatataaaaaccagaaaaatctaaaacCCTTATGACTACATACATTCTAAACAAAAATCTCATATATTACGCATCAAGACTCAATAAAAAGGACTCTCATGCCGCTTTATTCGGTACACAATTCAAAACCTCTGATACTGCTAATAAATCTTCAAAAATAGATGTACAATACGAAAAAACATCAGACGAGATCAAATTATATCTAAAACCAAGAtgttttatagaaaattacatttataatcaaaattttatatacgTAGGTGCACTAGAAACAGATTGGACTATAACGGAATCAGATCAcgaatatataaaaaaattgtgtaaaaaaaataatataataccTATATTTGATACACCAGGGGAATACGGTACAATGATATCTGATATCTTAAACAGTGAcacatttaattatatacaTTCAAATTTGAATCATAgtgaaatatataaaaaatattgtcaATTTAATGAACAAGTAAAAAACGAAATAGGAACTATTAATGACACAGATGTGGTTTGGGCACaagattataattttatacacGTTTtgaaagaatataaaaacactATTTTGacagtaaaaaattttaatgatttatGGAAATGTATACCCTTTTATAAACTTTTATTAGATGACATTTTGGAAGTTAAAAgtttacattttaaatgtgaaaatgatataaaaaattttgagaTATTTGTATCTTACACTTATTTCCCtgaatgtaaaaaattaccgAATATTAATTGTCAATTAATAGGtatagataaaaattttatcgataaaattcaaaatagTAAAATACAACTAGAAAAGAATACTATACTAGTCCCATACGAATCATTATACCATTTAATTTGTCTTGAtaagtttattaataagtataatatacatttaaaaatatatttactaaatattagtaataaaaaaataggtCAGGAcgtattaaattatttaaattatttacgACTAAAAACAGATGTGGAAATTGTGACACCAGAAACAGATGAAGAATTTTTACATGTAGTTAGTTCATGTCAAATcggattttataaatcgaTAGATGAGtatatgaaatattttggtAGAcatgttataaaaaatagtgTGTACGATTATGATAATGTAGCAGACGAAATTTACAAGAAATTGCATTATATTGACGAtcaagaatataaaataagtgATATTAATGATGATATACCTAAGATATTGGATTTTATTAGGTCAGACGAAGAAAtcgaatataaaaaacaagtaGTAGAATTgccaaataaaaatatgaaaattaaaaaacagataattttaaacacTGACGAATCAAAAGAAAACACTAATCCTTCTAGAGTAGTCGAACCAACACAATCAAATCCTACACAAGtacatataaaagatttattactAGACAATTTCTCAGCCATAATTCTCGATTATGATGGCACTTTAGTGCCTCTAACAAACAAACCAGACGAATGTTATCTATCAGAAGATACAAAACAAACACTTTTAGAACTCAATAAACGTATAAAAGTCGTCATAGTAACAggtagaaaaaaagaagatatgGACAAATTCATACCAAAAGAACTCGAAGTCTTTTCAGAACATTGCGCTTTTACACGTAAAGACGAGAAATGGTCCACTTTAtcttcaaatataaatttcgaGTTAGAATTACGTATagcaaatttttataaagaacGAACACCTGGAAGTTCTGTTGAAATAAAGAGTAATGGATTTGTGTTTCATTATAGGAATTGTGATCCTATATTGGGAACTTTACAAGCACAGAAGTTGTATAcggatttaataaaaatttctccGTATATAAAATTGGGTAAAAAGATTATTGAATATAAAGTTGGTagtaaaaatgatatatttaAGTATTATAAAGAGAATCTTATTATTTGTGGGGATGATGTGACGGATGAAGACATGTTTGATGAGAGTAAAGGAGTGACTATAAGAGTGGGGTATTGTGAGAATAGTAAAGCGGAATATTATGTTAAAGATGTTAATGAGATggtatcttttttaaaacatcttatataaaatattaaagaggtttaaatttaaattatgtttatttcctcctttttacttttaaaattgttttactttcttctttttttgttttttcaggtctgttaaaaatttttataaaaaatttttcagtTTTCAAATTATCGTACAACTTTTTACTTGATTCCAAAATATCCTCTTCTCCATTAAATGATAATTCAAGTAGTTGTTCTTCCAAGGTATTAACTTCGCATGTATGTGGAATTTTATCTTGACCTATCAAACTTGATTCTTTTACTGCATTTAATtctattaatttatcattttttactaaataaataagacTTCCCTTCATAAAATCATTTCTACAACTTAATATTTCATACAATTTGTCCAATTCTAAATCTCCCACATTCTCTAATATCTTCGACACAGGATCATCATTAAATCTTACTATTTCTTTActacttttataaatatctttaaGATAATTCTTACtattaaattgtaataCAAACATATTCGCTTTATCATTATACATTCTAAATATGTCAATCCAATATTGTTTAATATCATTTagtacttttttattttcatttctaAATACATATACTAGTTTAGATAGagaaaaacaataaataattcgacatgttttacaatattCTGATAAGATTGTCAAGATAAAATCCTTGCTTTTGCATTTTAAGGAGTGCCCTGTGCTATCCAATTTGTCGATGAAACAAGtgtcattttttatgtgAAATGAAAGATAGTAAATGGCGATTTTATTGtgaaataataagaaaGAATAAGTGGTACAATTTTGATAAGAagatatttctttatatatttctagACAAGAGTCTTTATAAGTTTCCATAAGAGGGTAGTAAATTTCAATGTACTATTAATGTAAATTAATAACGGTCAAAAATACCAAAGGGGATATTTTAACTTATAGCAAAATCGTTATGAATTTAGAATTTTACATTGtcttattaattttaagatgcgattgttttataaaaattatttaaatatctttgCACAAATTACACTacattaatattattaattatgcTTTTTAAAGTACAAACTTGTTGtatcaaataaaactattaaatttattttatcattcAATATTCTTCTTATCTTTCCCATTGCTTAAACACTTCTTatacaagaaaaaagatGCCATAATCACTAATAAAAAGACACTTATAAATTTCCAATTAAATGCGAAGTCTATAAAATCAAGTATATTCACAGTATCAACACTTAGAACATCAAATTCTAAAGGCTCTTCGGGCATTCCCTtggtaaattttttagtttttatattttttattaagaaaattaatttagCTAAAATTTAGTagaaaaaagtataaaGAGATCAAGTAAAATGTTTTACTGTACAAAtgagatttaaaaatcaaatgaCTCGATATGACTAagtacaaaaataaattcttgtcttttttaatcTATATAGATATTGAGAAATAATAGAAGTTTGCAAGTTGTGCCCTGTTAGTCACAATGAGTCATCGAATAATGAgagataatttattaaatctcCAAAATATAACCTAGTATTATACTCTTAAAATTAGATTATAGAAGTTTATACTTACTATTGATAAAAGACTAATAATTtactttaatataatttatatataaagcAAAACTATCatggttttttaaattgtctCATTTACGACTAAATCAAAATCTATCAAGCGAAACTTTGACCAATATTCCttatatatctttttaaagtttttaagTTTCCTTAAAATATGCACCAGATAGAACTatcttattaaatataaaaagccTAATAAATAAGCAAAAAAAGTGCCTTGTACTATTGTTTAATGTAAAGGCTTGTGGCGGAGACTGAATATTCCTAACTTTACcaatagaaatatttagagcatttctttatattacaATTTAACAAGAAGTGTGGCCGTGAAATTGTTTCTTGGTATGaaatgatatttaaatattagtaAGTTAGGATAGACTATCTTACCGATAGTAAACCCATTTTCTTTCTATGAATAAGCCATGAATAGATCTGAAAATATATACTGTTTAATACCATACCTACAAATACGATATtaacttataaaaatgttttcttCTTAAATTTCACTCCCCTTTTCTACCCCGTAAATGAATGACAAtctcataaataaattcatcACAGATGAGAAATTCCACAAACTTGCTTCTTCCTTCAAATTACATCCTcaaaaatacaattatagaaatataatCCCGCCTTTCGACCAATTATACAAATCCCATATCTCTTACATAAAAACCAAAGATTTCTCATCTTCTCTAAATGTCTTAAAAACTTCTTGTCTTTTACTTGATTGTCCAAATAAGAACAAGACACGCGTCTtgttcaaatttataattcaGAATTGTATAAACCAAATtgacaataaaataaactgCGAAGAAGAGACTAGATCTCTAATCAAGattatattagaaatatataaagataCTAAATATCATGTACTctgtaatatattatttagattatattttaagataGACAATTATGAACTTGcttataatttcttattaGTCACTACTAATACAAGAAAAGGCaagaaagatttttatatttacaacTTGTATAAGAGTTTGTTGTATTTGTACAAAGGAGACATAGAAGAAGCCAATGAGTGTATAAATATAGCGTATATGAGTAAGAATATAAGGACTGTAAATGACAGTAAtgtcttgttttttattatcaattTGATTAATAATAAGGCAGTGAAGACACAAGATCcttttcttataaaattgagAGATGTAGTCAAACTTGGTctttatagtaaaatatttgcaCTTTTAGACAATGTTATGTTTAGAagattgaatatttttgagATAGTGCGGACTTATTTGCCACTTGTGTGTTTTACAAATCTGATAAAGAGGATTTTCTATCTTAAAAGTGAAGATTATAAATTGAATCTTGACTTTTTACTGGAAGTGTTAGATATGGAATATGAAGAGATGATCAGTTTAGTGTGTAGTGTGatagaaataaatctaGTGAAGGGGTATATAAGCATCAATAAGAATATGATGGTATTTAGTAGGAAAGACCCATTTCCAGAGTcctttaataaataatattaattttccAAATTACACATTAGTATAAATCTGGAAGGCCGCTGAATACCCTTAGGATTTGGtcttatttaaatttcagCAGAATTCCCTTGCTTTTTTagatgtttttaaatactttttgtaGCCAATCAAATATGTCCATTTGTCGAAAGATAATTGTCTAAGACAAGcctataataaataaatgctATGCATCTAAAGTTTGTATTTGCAAGTAAGAGGTAGGGAGAAACTTCACAGAATTACCATGAAATATTtccattttttgttttttctttatgcTGTTTATGCCCCTCAtggaaatttataaatttaccaAAAACCAGTCAGCAATAAACAGAAGAAAAACTCTCCCCAAATTCGGCTCTATTAGTAAAATATCAGTAGTAGAAAATATTGACAATttctcttttataaaatgcactaatgataaaatagaaattaaagaagaagTTGAAGTTGAGCATGTCGCCTACACACCAAATATCTCTTATAAGCCTAAAGAAGAGACAGTAATAAATACTGGTCAATATATCCCGCCTGTGAGTACTCGATCTTATGAGAATATAAGTGTCAAGATATCGAATTATGATTTGAATATGAAAAGAGAAGAGCTTTATAGAATTCTGAGTCAGCACACTAAAGTGAAATTTGGGAGATTTCATATGGTCTTTGATAGGGAGACTGGGGTAAGCAGGGGGTACTCATTTGTAAGTGTGGgtaataaagaagaagcGAGTGAATTGataaatgatttaaaagTGGTAATTATAGATAATTTAAGACTATGTGTAGAACTAgccaaaaataaataataatttagttATATCAGATTTCGTAGCCGATCAAATATTGGCCAATCATATTCTTACAAATGGACAGGTTTGATTGGCtacaaaaagtatttaaaaacattttcaaAAGAAGGATGgaaaatagaaataaacTTAATGACACTACATttgtataatataaataatactGTGGTATAATATCTCATACCACATGTTTATGGTGACCAATAGACGATGAAACGCTAATGTGCTTTGATACACGTCAAGCATCTCTAATTGTTAGTGGACAGTTCTGAAACACTAATTTCTAATTGGTTACacacaaatataaataacgAAATTCATCACTTAAAAAGAATGAGGATGCCTAAGAACAACAACAGCCGCACTCCAGCTCAGGCCCATGACGCcaataacaataaacacTATTCAAATACATTTACACCTACCTTGGGAATTCACGGTACACATAACCGTAGCATTATTGAATGCTTTCTTGCCACTGG
The Vairimorpha necatrix chromosome 6, complete sequence DNA segment above includes these coding regions:
- a CDS encoding putative Ran-binding protein; the protein is MVKKKQVGRPRKAKKTSIENDKADSEEIIEENKQNENKGRTNKKKAINKKNMKDKIDESKEKRTETNEVKSKEEIEESKEENEKTNKKNMKGSLKQASAKAKDKSEESNEVKSKEESNEKREDINKEGTESKEKTTVSEEKESDEIEEASVKNIKDEKQKKVRNIKGDSNRKKPKNMKEEIKEKSAESKEKSTESVEKSVESKSDTTNTNEEDTELKNESTETSEEEPKGKSTESEGESDESNEEDTESEGESTESKEKSTELKGETTKSNEEDTKSEDESDESNEEDTESKGESDELKESSGGKNPNDIKRESNERSTQSQEESDKSQDEGKESTNEESSETNEKSIESNEEKTNEKSTETNGESTNSNKETSESNEKSKESKEETSESNGKSTETKSETDESTNTSKDEPTSESIKESNDKEVEDTDEETNSKEKSEDKNVESTNTYTDESTNTSKPEANETSDKSTNTSKDESTKEDTDDVKRPRLETEDTKEIDNKNKSSGIPEPLKEEEKSFKSLASDDPFYLLNKRKDWFDSNNGIFKKDTVPSTTKVEREVCALITSDITVKERSDLYNKDNDIFKIDPNSAPKKVVRKECAFLTSTYKKEEEKIKEEEEKIKEEEEKDLGDLIFESNCTLYTFINKKWEKIGLGTVYAYETDEVRLLFIREGLMTVPFDFFINFDIRAYRKGGGVGFLTPGGKLVLLMFQDPEEQDEFYDILRNETQ
- a CDS encoding SOSS complex subunit translates to MKFTKIKDLKTSMKNVNVDFIVIKLLETNTTKDNDKVYTYLVADETGSIEASIWNILLEIGDLICIEDAYVSLFKERKRIFKSGNGNIRRIGEIKKQFRLSEEHKNLI
- a CDS encoding trehalose 6-phosphate phosphatase, which gives rise to MTTYILNKNLIYYASRLNKKDSHAALFGTQFKTSDTANKSSKIDVQYEKTSDEIKLYLKPRCFIENYIYNQNFIYVGALETDWTITESDHEYIKKLCKKNNIIPIFDTPGEYGTMISDILNSDTFNYIHSNLNHSEIYKKYCQFNEQVKNEIGTINDTDVVWAQDYNFIHVLKEYKNTILTVKNFNDLWKCIPFYKLLLDDILEVKSLHFKCENDIKNFEIFVSYTYFPECKKLPNINCQLIGIDKNFIDKIQNSKIQLEKNTILVPYESLYHLICLDKFINKYNIHLKIYLLNISNKKIGQDVLNYLNYLRLKTDVEIVTPETDEEFLHVVSSCQIGFYKSIDEYMKYFGRHVIKNSVYDYDNVADEIYKKLHYIDDQEYKISDINDDIPKILDFIRSDEEIEYKKQVVELPNKNMKIKKQIILNTDESKENTNPSRVVEPTQSNPTQVHIKDLLLDNFSAIILDYDGTLVPLTNKPDECYLSEDTKQTLLELNKRIKVVIVTGRKKEDMDKFIPKELEVFSEHCAFTRKDEKWSTLSSNINFELELRIANFYKERTPGSSVEIKSNGFVFHYRNCDPILGTLQAQKLYTDLIKISPYIKLGKKIIEYKVGSKNDIFKYYKENLIICGDDVTDEDMFDESKGVTIRVGYCENSKAEYYVKDVNEMVSFLKHLI
- a CDS encoding histone acetlytransferase RTT109; protein product: METYKDSCLEIYKEISSYQNCTTYSFLLFHNKIAIYYLSFHIKNDTCFIDKLDSTGHSLKCKSKDFILTILSEYCKTCRIIYCFSLSKLVYVFRNENKKVLNDIKQYWIDIFRMYNDKANMFVLQFNSKNYLKDIYKSSKEIVRFNDDPVSKILENVGDLELDKLYEILSCRNDFMKGSLIYLVKNDKLIELNAVKESSLIGQDKIPHTCEVNTLEEQLLELSFNGEEDILESSKKLYDNLKTEKFFIKIFNRPEKTKKEESKTILKVKRRK
- a CDS encoding PCI domain-containing protein 2, whose protein sequence is MNDNLINKFITDEKFHKLASSFKLHPQKYNYRNIIPPFDQLYKSHISYIKTKDFSSSLNVLKTSCLLLDCPNKNKTRVLFKFIIQNCINQIDNKINCEEETRSLIKIILEIYKDTKYHVLCNILFRLYFKIDNYELAYNFLLVTTNTRKGKKDFYIYNLYKSLLYLYKGDIEEANECINIAYMSKNIRTVNDSNVLFFIINLINNKAVKTQDPFLIKLRDVVKLGLYSKIFALLDNVMFRRLNIFEIVRTYLPLVCFTNLIKRIFYLKSEDYKLNLDFLLEVLDMEYEEMISLVCSVIEINLVKGYISINKNMMVFSRKDPFPESFNK
- a CDS encoding eukaryotic translation initiation factor 3 subunit G is translated as MEIYKFTKNQSAINRRKTLPKFGSISKISVVENIDNFSFIKCTNDKIEIKEEVEVEHVAYTPNISYKPKEETVINTGQYIPPVSTRSYENISVKISNYDLNMKREELYRILSQHTKVKFGRFHMVFDRETGVSRGYSFVSVGNKEEASELINDLKVVIIDNLRLCVELAKNK